The DNA sequence GGGACTCACTCGCCGATGCTGGTGTGGACTCTTCGGTCGAAGTCGATTCAGCCTCGCTTTCCTCCACGTGCGCCTCTGCCGTTTCCGCAGCGTCGTCTTCGTCGCCGTCCCCGTCGTCGTCACCGCCGAAATCGAGGTTTCCGGACCCGGATTTGAAGTTGCTCATGCGGTCGCCTCCGTTTCCTCCTCCTCTCGCAGGTCGATGACTCGGTTCTCGGACTCCAGAATATCGAGTTCTAACACCGGATTGACGTCAGTGTCGAACGTGTCCACCGCGACGAATCGGGCGAGTTCGTACAGTCTCTCCAGCGTCTCGATTTCTCTGTCGCGCACCCGCCGTTGGCCCGGTTCACTCACCATCTCGCCGTCCCTCTCGAAGGTCTTCCACCGTTCTTCGACGACTTTGAACGCCGACCCCCTCGCCTCCCACATCGCGTCCATGAGGCTTTCGCGGTTCCCGATGGCGACTGGCGTGGCGAACGCCTCCGTGTCCTCGAACTGCTGTTGGTACTGGCGGTGAGCGTTCGTTTGGCCGACGCCCGAGGGGACGACGCAGGAGAGTCCGATTTCGATGTCCAATTGGGTCTCCATGTTCCCGACGAGTTCTTCGAGTCCTTCCAAACTCAGGTTGCCTTTTCCGGCGGGCTTGACGGGCGCGACGAGCGTCCGCAGTGCGAAAATCGCGTTGTAGAGCAGGTCTTCCGCCCGCGCGTTGGGGTCGATGAGAA is a window from the Halorussus sp. MSC15.2 genome containing:
- a CDS encoding ParA family protein, translated to MITTVIYSESGGTYKTTMTANLAVALERMGQNTLVIDLDPQEGNLTSLFDAGEHRSEPDADNLVKHILDMPDGDFDDLIETTAEGVDIVPSHDMLGDFTSNLEQKISYETGMQNMSRDDYPRFELLHELLWEKQELHQEYDAILIDPNARAEDLLYNAIFALRTLVAPVKPAGKGNLSLEGLEELVGNMETQLDIEIGLSCVVPSGVGQTNAHRQYQQQFEDTEAFATPVAIGNRESLMDAMWEARGSAFKVVEERWKTFERDGEMVSEPGQRRVRDREIETLERLYELARFVAVDTFDTDVNPVLELDILESENRVIDLREEEETEATA